The genomic interval ACCTTCAAACCAGAAGTCGCCGTAGGCATCGGTCTGTACTTCGCGCACCTGACCGGTCTTGGTGTCTTTAAGCGTGCAGGTGGCGCCGATGATGACTTCTTCTTCCACCGGGTCATAGACGGTGCCGGCAATGAACTTCTTAGGCAGACCGATGTAGTAAACCCGGGGTTTTACCTGGTCTTTTAGCTCCGGCTTCCATACCTCAGCCTTGGCTATTAGCTCTTGCGCTTGTTCTTCGTCTAGGAACTTAAGAGCCAAGGTGGGGCAGGCATCAGCGCAACGCGGCTCCGCCCAGCCATCGTCTAGAAGATG from Thermoleophilia bacterium carries:
- a CDS encoding carboxypeptidase regulatory-like domain-containing protein, which translates into the protein PVEGGIYKRDDGLVIIDPIKCTGCRNCVDSCPYDAIFFNEDLNLAQKCTGCAHLLDDGWAEPRCADACPTLALKFLDEEQAQELIAKAEVWKPELKDQVKPRVYYIGLPKKFIAGTVYDPVEEEVIIGATCTLKDTKTGQVREVQTDAYGDFWFEGLPDGVYDLEIKSGTKVKTFTALDTAQADINLGDIPLV